From one Dermacentor andersoni chromosome 1, qqDerAnde1_hic_scaffold, whole genome shotgun sequence genomic stretch:
- the LOC126547164 gene encoding uncharacterized protein codes for MTLVLLLAAVCCAIPGAISGGFGGLGGGGFGGGGYGGGFGSSLGSGLGSGFGSSFVSGAGYGGGGGGGGQAYAAGPAYMVKPLQSGGGFGGGSFGGGLSSGYGGGGHSSAFVSGHSLGGGYGGGLGGGLSGGGFGGHGASSKIVVLKGSGGGGYGGGLGVGGGLGGFGGGHGFGGGMTGGMTGGWW; via the exons ATGACCCTTGTTCTG CTGCTGGCTGCAGTATGCTGCGCGATTCCAGGTGCAATTAGTGGTGGATTCGGTGGACTTGGCGGTGGCGGTTTTGGCGGTGGCGGCTACGGTGGAGGATTCGGATCAAGCCTTGGATCCGGCTTGGGCTCCGGTTTCGGGTCGAGCTTCGTATCAGGAGCGGGATAtggcggcggcggaggcggaGGTGGCCAGGCGTATGCAGCCGGACCAGCGTACATGGTCAAGCCCCTGCAAAGCGGTGGTGGATTTGGCGGCGGCAGCTTCGGAGGCGGCCTCTCATCTGGCTACGGCGGAGGAGGCCACAGTTCCGCATTCGTATCCGGacacagcctcggcggcggctaCGGTGGTGGCCTCGGTGGAGGCCTCAGTGGTGGCGGATTTGGAGGCCATGGCGCTAGCTCTAAAATTGTGGTCCTCAAGGGAAGTGGAGGGGGAGGTTATGGCGGAGGTCTTGGTGTTGGTGGAGGGCTTGGGGGCTTCGGAGGAGGCCATGGCTTCGGCGGTGGAATGACAGGCGGAATGACAGGTGGATGGTGGTAA
- the LOC126547072 gene encoding uncharacterized protein codes for MRLMLSAVLCGCLVATVTAGSLGGFGGGGYGGGGYGGGGYGGGGYGGGGYGGGGGYGGGGYGGGGYGGGGFGGGGGGGIGKIIIIKTTGGGGGGYGGGGYGGGGYGGGGFGGGGFGGGGKYGGGGFGGFGGGGYGGGGYGGGGWW; via the exons ATGAGGCTTATG CTAAGTGCTGTGCTTTGTGGCTGCCTTGTGGCAACCGTAACCGCCGGTTCTCTCGGCGGATTTGGCGGTGGCGGCTACGGTGGCGGTGGCTACGGTGGCGGTGGCTACGGTGGTGGCGGCTACGGCGGTGGCGGctacggcggtggtggtggctacggcggTGGCGGCTATGGCGGCGGAGGCTACGGAGGTGGAGGCttcggaggcggcggcggcggagggaTCGGCAAGATCATCATAATCAAGACAActggaggcggaggaggaggctacggCGGTGGTGGATACGGAGGTGGAGGCTACGGGGGCGGAGGCTTCGGCGGAGGCGGCTTCGGCGGAGGCGGAAAGTACGGCGGTGGTGGATTTGGAGGATTtggcggtggtggctacggcggaGGTGGCTACGGCGGTGGCGGGTGGTGGTGA